Proteins encoded within one genomic window of Cucumis sativus cultivar 9930 chromosome 3, Cucumber_9930_V3, whole genome shotgun sequence:
- the LOC116401641 gene encoding pentatricopeptide repeat-containing protein At3g29230 encodes MQMCSVPIRTPSWFSTRKLLEQKLSDLHKCTNLNQVKQLHAQILKSNLHVDLFVVPKLISAFSLCRQMLLATNAFNQVQYPNVHLYNTMIRAHSHNSQPSQAFATFFAMQRDGHYADNFTFPFLLKVCTGNVWLPVIESVHAQIEKFGFMSDVFVPNSLIDSYSKCGSCGISAAKKLFVSMGARRDVVSWNSMISGLAKGGLYEEARKVFDEMPEKDGISWNTMLDGYVKVGKMDDAFKLFDEMPERNVVSWSTMVLGYCKAGDMEMARMLFDKMPVKNLVSWTIIVSGFAEKGLAREAISLFDQMEKACLKLDNGTVMSILAACAESGLLGLGEKIHASIKNNNFKCTTEISNALVDMYAKCGRLNIAYDVFNDIKNKDVVSWNAMLQGLAMHGHGVKALELFKRMKEEGFSPNKVTMIGVLCACTHAGLIDDGIRYFSTMERDYTLVPEVEHYGCMVDLLGRKGRLEEAIRLIRNMPMAPNAIIWGTLLGACRMHNAVELAREVLDHLVELEPTDSGNFSMLSNIYAAAGDWNCVANTRLRMRSIGTKKPSGASSIEVNNEVHEFTVFDRSHPKSDNIYQVINGLRHELKQVECFSNMC; translated from the coding sequence ATGCAAATGTGCAGCGTCCCAATTCGAACCCCGTCTTGGTTTTCCACTCGAAAGCTCTTAGAGCAGAAGCTTTCAGATCTCCACAAGTGCACAAACCTCAACCAAGTAAAGCAACTCCACGCTCAAATCCTCAAATCCAATCTTCACGTCGACCTCTTCGTTGTTCCCAAACTCATATCTGCCTTCTCCCTCTGTCGCCAAATGCTTCTTGCCACTAATGCTTTCAATCAAGTGCAATATCCAAACGTCCACTTATACAACACTATGATTCGTGCCCACTCCCATAACTCCCAACCCTCTCAAGCCTTTGCCACTTTCTTTGCTATGCAACGTGATGGACACTACGCCGATAATTTCACTTTCCCGTTTCTTTTGAAAGTCTGTACAGGGAATGTGTGGTTGCCTGTTATTGAAAGTGTACATGCCCAAATCGAGAAATTTGGGTTCATGTCGGATGTATTCGTGCCAAATTCTCTAATTGATTCATATTCCAAATGTGGGTCTTGTGGAATTTCGGCAGCAAAGAAGTTGTTTGTGTCAATGGGGGCTCGTAGGGATGTTGTGTCATGGAATTCAATGATCTCTGGATTAGCGAAAGGTGGGTTGTATGAAGAAGCTCGAAaggtgtttgatgaaatgcccgAAAAGGATGGTATTAGTTGGAACACAATGTTGGATGGGTACGTTAAAGTTGGCAAAATGGATGATGCCTttaaattgtttgatgaaatgcctgAGAGGAATGTTGTCTCTTGGTCAACAATGGTGTTAGGGTATTGCAAGGCAGGGGATATGGAGATGGCACGGATGTTGTTCGATAAAATGCCAGTGAAGAATTTGGTTTCTTGGACTATAATTGTATCTGGGTTTGCTGAGAAAGGGCTAGCTAGAGAGGCCATTAGCTTGTTTGATCAAATGGAAAAGGCTTGCTTGAAGTTGGACAATGGGACGGTAATGAGTATTTTGGCTGCTTGTGCTGAGTCTGGTTTGCTTGGGCTTGGTGAGAAAATACATGCTTCTATTAAgaacaataatttcaaatgtaCTACTGAAATCTCCAATGCTTTGGTTGATATGTATGCAAAATGTGGTAGGTTGAATATTGCATATGATGTTTTTaatgacataaaaaataaagatgttGTGTCTTGGAATGCTATGCTTCAAGGGCTTGCAATGCATGGACATGGCGTGAAAGCACTTGAGCTTttcaaaagaatgaaagaagaggGTTTCTCACCCAATAAAGTTACAATGATCGGAGTCTTGTGTGCTTGTACGCATGCAGGATTGATCGACGATGGCATTCGCTACTTCTCTACGATGGAAAGGGACTACACCCTTGTTCCTGAAGTTGAGCATTATGGCTGCATGGTAGACCTTTTGGGTCGCAAGGGAAGGCTTGAGGAAGCCATAAGGCTCATTCGCAACATGCCAATGGCACCAAATGCGATCATTTGGGGAACCCTTTTGGGGGCATGTCGCATGCATAATGCTGTTGAACTTGCGAGGGAGGTTCTTGATCATTTGGTTGAGCTGGAACCGACTGATTCGGGTAATTTTTCCATGTTGTCTAACATTTATGCTGCGGCAGGGGACTGGAATTGCGTTGCCAACACGAGGTTGAGAATGCGGAGTATTGGAACTAAAAAACCGTCGGGTGCTAGTTCCATCGAGGTCAACAATGAGGTTCATGAATTTACAGTTTTTGATCGATCACATCCAAAATCTGATAATATATATCAGGTGATTAATGGATTGCGTCATGAACTTAAACAAGTTGAGTGCTTTTCAAACATGTGTTAA
- the LOC101212841 gene encoding uncharacterized protein LOC101212841 isoform X2 yields the protein MEGHGQADIHDCTIKLRVNPQKQRDKVCIGCGAGFGGDRPTAALKLLQRVKNLNYLVLECLAERTLADHYQVMLSGGDGYDPRIADWMKLLLPLAMKRNICIITNMGAMDPPAAQQNVIEVAGSLGLNVSVAVAYEGSVKESGISTYMGGAPIVECLEKYHPNVIITSRVADAALFLAPMVYELGWNWDDFPLLAQGILAGHLLECGCQLTGGYFMHPGDKYRSMSFQQLLNISLPYAEVECDGKLTVAKPEESGGLLNFSTCAEQLLYEIGNPSAYITPDLVVDFSNVSFCSISSSRVLCSGAKPSIQGVPEKLLQLAPKDCGWKGWGEISYGGRECVLRAKAAEYLVRSWMEELLIGINRHIVSYTIGLDSLKASSNGSNCVEDIRLRMDGLFEQKEHALLFVKEFTALYTNGPAGGGGISTGYKKEIVLEKQLVGRENIFWQTEVTCTEAVKLDSQSTDLQKDPAEACSSPRVTLPCPISDHADELCTGSLPPEMGHSPIPSGQEIALYNVAHSRAGDKGNDLNFSLIPHCPSDIERLKMIITPEWVMRVLSVLHNSTRFHSSNADEKRNEWVSEDVKVEIYEVKGIHSLNVVVRNILDGGVNCSRRIDRHGKTISDLILNQLIVLPPEQ from the exons ATGGAGGGGCATGGTCAAGCTGACATACATGACTGCACAATTAAACTG AGAGTAAATCCTCAAAAACAGAGAGACAAGGTGTGCATTGGCTGCGGTGCTGGATTTGGAGGCGATAGGCCAACTGCGGCTCTTAAATTGCTTCAGAGGGTcaaaaatctaaactatctTGTACTTGAATGCCTAGCAGAACGCACTCTGGCAGATCACTATCAAGTTATGTTGTCTGGTGGTGATGGTTACGATCCAAGGA TTGCAGATTGGATGAAATTGCTTCTTCCCTTGGCTATGAAGAGAAATATTTGCATAATTACCAACATGGGTGCAA TGGACCCCCCTGCGGCTCAGCAAAATGTTATAGAAGTAGCAGGCAGTCTGGGGCTGAATGTTTCAGTTGCAGTTGCTTATGAGGGTTCGGTAAAAGAGTCAG GAATTAGCACGTATATGGGAGGAGCACCTATTGTTGAGTGTCTGGAAAAGTACCATCCAAATGTCATAATTACTTCACGTGTTGCAGATGCTGCCCTATTTTTGGCTCCAATG GTCTATGAACTTGGTTGGAACTGGGATGATTTTCCATTGCTAGCTCAGGGAATACTGGCTGGTCATCTTCTGGAATGTGGCTGTCAACTTACAGGGGGATACTTTATGCATCCAG GAGACAAATATAGGAGCATGTCTTTCCAACAGCTTCTGAATATATCACTCCCTTATGCGGAAGTTGAATGTGATGGAAAGTTAACTGTAGCCAAGCCAGAAGAGAGTGGAGGTCTTTTGAATTTCAGTACATGTGCCGAACAACTTCTATATGAGATTGGCAATCCATCAGCTTATATCACCCCTGATTTG GTGGTTGACTTCAGCAACGTTTCGTTTTGCTCTATATCCAGCTCTAGGGTTTTATGTTCCGGAGCAAAACCGTCTATTCAAGGGGTGCCTGAGAAACTCTTGCAGTTGGCTccaaag GACTGTGGATGGAAAGGATGGGGAGAGATTTCCTATGGGGGACGTGAATGTGTTCTGCGTGCTAAAGCTGCAGAATATCTG GTTCGGTCATGGATGGAAGAACTGTTGATTGGTATTAATCGGCATATAGTTTCTTACACAATTGGACTTGACAGCCTTAAAGCATCCAGCAATGGTAGCAATTGTGTTGAAGATATTAGGTTGCGCATGGATGGACTCTTTGAGCAGAAGGAGCACGCTCTCCTATTTGTTAAAGAATTTACAGCTTTATACACAAATGGTCCAGCTGGTGGTGGCGGCATCAG CACTGGCTACAAGAAAGAAATTGTGCTTGAAAAACAACTG GTTGGGcgtgaaaatattttctgGCAAACAGAAGTGACATGCACTGAAGCAGTAAAATTAGACAGCCAATCAACAGATCTTCAAAAGGATCCAGCAGAGGCATGTTCTTCGCCTCGAGTAACGTTGCCATGTCCGATATCTGATCATGCAGACGAACTTTGCACAGGCTCCTTACCACCTGAAATGGGTCATTCTCCTATTCCATCTGGCCAGGAGATTGCTCTTTACAATGTAGCCCATAGCAGAGCTGGAGACAAAGGGAATGACTTGAACTTCTCTCTCATTCCTCATTGTCCTTCTGATATTGAGCGATTGAAGATGATCATCACGCCTGAATGGGTTATGAGAGTTCTCTCGGTTCTGCATAATTCGACTCGGTTTCATTCTTCGAATGCTGATGAGAAGAGAAACGAGTGGGTAAGTGAAGATGTGAAGGTTGAAATATACGAAGTTAAAGGTATTCATTCTTTGAATGTTGTTGTTCGTAACATTCTTGATGGTGGCGTAAATTGCTCGCGGAGAATCGATCGCCATGGAAAGACCATATCGGATCTCATCTTAAACCAGCTAATTGTTTTGCCACCTGAACAATAA
- the LOC101212841 gene encoding uncharacterized protein LOC101212841 isoform X1 — MVKLTYMTAQLNCVYLQRVNPQKQRDKVCIGCGAGFGGDRPTAALKLLQRVKNLNYLVLECLAERTLADHYQVMLSGGDGYDPRIADWMKLLLPLAMKRNICIITNMGAMDPPAAQQNVIEVAGSLGLNVSVAVAYEGSVKESGISTYMGGAPIVECLEKYHPNVIITSRVADAALFLAPMVYELGWNWDDFPLLAQGILAGHLLECGCQLTGGYFMHPGDKYRSMSFQQLLNISLPYAEVECDGKLTVAKPEESGGLLNFSTCAEQLLYEIGNPSAYITPDLVVDFSNVSFCSISSSRVLCSGAKPSIQGVPEKLLQLAPKDCGWKGWGEISYGGRECVLRAKAAEYLVRSWMEELLIGINRHIVSYTIGLDSLKASSNGSNCVEDIRLRMDGLFEQKEHALLFVKEFTALYTNGPAGGGGISTGYKKEIVLEKQLVGRENIFWQTEVTCTEAVKLDSQSTDLQKDPAEACSSPRVTLPCPISDHADELCTGSLPPEMGHSPIPSGQEIALYNVAHSRAGDKGNDLNFSLIPHCPSDIERLKMIITPEWVMRVLSVLHNSTRFHSSNADEKRNEWVSEDVKVEIYEVKGIHSLNVVVRNILDGGVNCSRRIDRHGKTISDLILNQLIVLPPEQ, encoded by the exons ATGGTCAAGCTGACATACATGACTGCACAATTAAACTG TGTCTATTTACAGAGAGTAAATCCTCAAAAACAGAGAGACAAGGTGTGCATTGGCTGCGGTGCTGGATTTGGAGGCGATAGGCCAACTGCGGCTCTTAAATTGCTTCAGAGGGTcaaaaatctaaactatctTGTACTTGAATGCCTAGCAGAACGCACTCTGGCAGATCACTATCAAGTTATGTTGTCTGGTGGTGATGGTTACGATCCAAGGA TTGCAGATTGGATGAAATTGCTTCTTCCCTTGGCTATGAAGAGAAATATTTGCATAATTACCAACATGGGTGCAA TGGACCCCCCTGCGGCTCAGCAAAATGTTATAGAAGTAGCAGGCAGTCTGGGGCTGAATGTTTCAGTTGCAGTTGCTTATGAGGGTTCGGTAAAAGAGTCAG GAATTAGCACGTATATGGGAGGAGCACCTATTGTTGAGTGTCTGGAAAAGTACCATCCAAATGTCATAATTACTTCACGTGTTGCAGATGCTGCCCTATTTTTGGCTCCAATG GTCTATGAACTTGGTTGGAACTGGGATGATTTTCCATTGCTAGCTCAGGGAATACTGGCTGGTCATCTTCTGGAATGTGGCTGTCAACTTACAGGGGGATACTTTATGCATCCAG GAGACAAATATAGGAGCATGTCTTTCCAACAGCTTCTGAATATATCACTCCCTTATGCGGAAGTTGAATGTGATGGAAAGTTAACTGTAGCCAAGCCAGAAGAGAGTGGAGGTCTTTTGAATTTCAGTACATGTGCCGAACAACTTCTATATGAGATTGGCAATCCATCAGCTTATATCACCCCTGATTTG GTGGTTGACTTCAGCAACGTTTCGTTTTGCTCTATATCCAGCTCTAGGGTTTTATGTTCCGGAGCAAAACCGTCTATTCAAGGGGTGCCTGAGAAACTCTTGCAGTTGGCTccaaag GACTGTGGATGGAAAGGATGGGGAGAGATTTCCTATGGGGGACGTGAATGTGTTCTGCGTGCTAAAGCTGCAGAATATCTG GTTCGGTCATGGATGGAAGAACTGTTGATTGGTATTAATCGGCATATAGTTTCTTACACAATTGGACTTGACAGCCTTAAAGCATCCAGCAATGGTAGCAATTGTGTTGAAGATATTAGGTTGCGCATGGATGGACTCTTTGAGCAGAAGGAGCACGCTCTCCTATTTGTTAAAGAATTTACAGCTTTATACACAAATGGTCCAGCTGGTGGTGGCGGCATCAG CACTGGCTACAAGAAAGAAATTGTGCTTGAAAAACAACTG GTTGGGcgtgaaaatattttctgGCAAACAGAAGTGACATGCACTGAAGCAGTAAAATTAGACAGCCAATCAACAGATCTTCAAAAGGATCCAGCAGAGGCATGTTCTTCGCCTCGAGTAACGTTGCCATGTCCGATATCTGATCATGCAGACGAACTTTGCACAGGCTCCTTACCACCTGAAATGGGTCATTCTCCTATTCCATCTGGCCAGGAGATTGCTCTTTACAATGTAGCCCATAGCAGAGCTGGAGACAAAGGGAATGACTTGAACTTCTCTCTCATTCCTCATTGTCCTTCTGATATTGAGCGATTGAAGATGATCATCACGCCTGAATGGGTTATGAGAGTTCTCTCGGTTCTGCATAATTCGACTCGGTTTCATTCTTCGAATGCTGATGAGAAGAGAAACGAGTGGGTAAGTGAAGATGTGAAGGTTGAAATATACGAAGTTAAAGGTATTCATTCTTTGAATGTTGTTGTTCGTAACATTCTTGATGGTGGCGTAAATTGCTCGCGGAGAATCGATCGCCATGGAAAGACCATATCGGATCTCATCTTAAACCAGCTAATTGTTTTGCCACCTGAACAATAA
- the LOC101212841 gene encoding uncharacterized protein LOC101212841 isoform X3: MVKLTYMTAQLNCVYLQRVNPQKQRDKVCIGCGAGFGGDRPTAALKLLQRVKNLNYLVLECLAERTLADHYQVMLSGGDGYDPRNWMKLLLPLAMKRNICIITNMGAMDPPAAQQNVIEVAGSLGLNVSVAVAYEGSVKESGISTYMGGAPIVECLEKYHPNVIITSRVADAALFLAPMVYELGWNWDDFPLLAQGILAGHLLECGCQLTGGYFMHPGDKYRSMSFQQLLNISLPYAEVECDGKLTVAKPEESGGLLNFSTCAEQLLYEIGNPSAYITPDLVVDFSNVSFCSISSSRVLCSGAKPSIQGVPEKLLQLAPKDCGWKGWGEISYGGRECVLRAKAAEYLVRSWMEELLIGINRHIVSYTIGLDSLKASSNGSNCVEDIRLRMDGLFEQKEHALLFVKEFTALYTNGPAGGGGISTGYKKEIVLEKQLVGRENIFWQTEVTCTEAVKLDSQSTDLQKDPAEACSSPRVTLPCPISDHADELCTGSLPPEMGHSPIPSGQEIALYNVAHSRAGDKGNDLNFSLIPHCPSDIERLKMIITPEWVMRVLSVLHNSTRFHSSNADEKRNEWVSEDVKVEIYEVKGIHSLNVVVRNILDGGVNCSRRIDRHGKTISDLILNQLIVLPPEQ; encoded by the exons ATGGTCAAGCTGACATACATGACTGCACAATTAAACTG TGTCTATTTACAGAGAGTAAATCCTCAAAAACAGAGAGACAAGGTGTGCATTGGCTGCGGTGCTGGATTTGGAGGCGATAGGCCAACTGCGGCTCTTAAATTGCTTCAGAGGGTcaaaaatctaaactatctTGTACTTGAATGCCTAGCAGAACGCACTCTGGCAGATCACTATCAAGTTATGTTGTCTGGTGGTGATGGTTACGATCCAAGGA ATTGGATGAAATTGCTTCTTCCCTTGGCTATGAAGAGAAATATTTGCATAATTACCAACATGGGTGCAA TGGACCCCCCTGCGGCTCAGCAAAATGTTATAGAAGTAGCAGGCAGTCTGGGGCTGAATGTTTCAGTTGCAGTTGCTTATGAGGGTTCGGTAAAAGAGTCAG GAATTAGCACGTATATGGGAGGAGCACCTATTGTTGAGTGTCTGGAAAAGTACCATCCAAATGTCATAATTACTTCACGTGTTGCAGATGCTGCCCTATTTTTGGCTCCAATG GTCTATGAACTTGGTTGGAACTGGGATGATTTTCCATTGCTAGCTCAGGGAATACTGGCTGGTCATCTTCTGGAATGTGGCTGTCAACTTACAGGGGGATACTTTATGCATCCAG GAGACAAATATAGGAGCATGTCTTTCCAACAGCTTCTGAATATATCACTCCCTTATGCGGAAGTTGAATGTGATGGAAAGTTAACTGTAGCCAAGCCAGAAGAGAGTGGAGGTCTTTTGAATTTCAGTACATGTGCCGAACAACTTCTATATGAGATTGGCAATCCATCAGCTTATATCACCCCTGATTTG GTGGTTGACTTCAGCAACGTTTCGTTTTGCTCTATATCCAGCTCTAGGGTTTTATGTTCCGGAGCAAAACCGTCTATTCAAGGGGTGCCTGAGAAACTCTTGCAGTTGGCTccaaag GACTGTGGATGGAAAGGATGGGGAGAGATTTCCTATGGGGGACGTGAATGTGTTCTGCGTGCTAAAGCTGCAGAATATCTG GTTCGGTCATGGATGGAAGAACTGTTGATTGGTATTAATCGGCATATAGTTTCTTACACAATTGGACTTGACAGCCTTAAAGCATCCAGCAATGGTAGCAATTGTGTTGAAGATATTAGGTTGCGCATGGATGGACTCTTTGAGCAGAAGGAGCACGCTCTCCTATTTGTTAAAGAATTTACAGCTTTATACACAAATGGTCCAGCTGGTGGTGGCGGCATCAG CACTGGCTACAAGAAAGAAATTGTGCTTGAAAAACAACTG GTTGGGcgtgaaaatattttctgGCAAACAGAAGTGACATGCACTGAAGCAGTAAAATTAGACAGCCAATCAACAGATCTTCAAAAGGATCCAGCAGAGGCATGTTCTTCGCCTCGAGTAACGTTGCCATGTCCGATATCTGATCATGCAGACGAACTTTGCACAGGCTCCTTACCACCTGAAATGGGTCATTCTCCTATTCCATCTGGCCAGGAGATTGCTCTTTACAATGTAGCCCATAGCAGAGCTGGAGACAAAGGGAATGACTTGAACTTCTCTCTCATTCCTCATTGTCCTTCTGATATTGAGCGATTGAAGATGATCATCACGCCTGAATGGGTTATGAGAGTTCTCTCGGTTCTGCATAATTCGACTCGGTTTCATTCTTCGAATGCTGATGAGAAGAGAAACGAGTGGGTAAGTGAAGATGTGAAGGTTGAAATATACGAAGTTAAAGGTATTCATTCTTTGAATGTTGTTGTTCGTAACATTCTTGATGGTGGCGTAAATTGCTCGCGGAGAATCGATCGCCATGGAAAGACCATATCGGATCTCATCTTAAACCAGCTAATTGTTTTGCCACCTGAACAATAA
- the LOC101204422 gene encoding LIM domain-containing protein PLIM2b, translating to MAFTGTLDKCKACDKTVYVVDLLTLEGNPYHKNCFKCSHCKGTLSMSSYSWMDGVLYCKTHFEQLFKESGNFSKNFQTKSSDKPNDLTRTPSKLSSMFSGTQDKCSVCTKTVYPLEKVSLEGECYHKKCFRCAHGGCHLTHCSYAALDGVLYCKHHFAQLFMVKGNYNHVLEAAANKKTTTPPADHTDEDAEPSPRSGEQAVEQS from the exons ATGGCTTTCACCGGAACGTTGGATAAATGCAAGGCTTGTGATAAGACTGTTTATGTCGTTGATTTGTTAACCCTTGAAGGGAATCCTTACCATAAGAATTGCTTTAAATGTAGCCACTGCAAAGGCACCCTTTCG ATGAGCAGCTACTCGTGGATGGATGGTGTTCTGTATTGCAAGACTCATTTCGAGCAGCTCTTTAAGGAATCTGGGAATTTCAGCAAGAACTTTCAAA CTAAATCTTCTGATAAGCCAAATGATCTG ACAAGGACCCCCAGCAAACTGTCCTCCATGTTCTCTGGAACTCAAGATAAATGTTCTGTTTGCACCAAAACAGTTTATCCATTAGAGAAG GTCTCTTTGGAGGGGGAATGCTACCACAAGAAGTGCTTTAGATGTGCTCATGGTGGATGCCATTTGACACACTGTTCTTATGCTGCTCTTGATGGAGTCTTGTACTGCAAGCACCATTTTGCTCAGCTTTTCATGGTCAAAGGCAACTATAACCATGTCCTTGAAGCTGCAGCAAACAAGAAAACTACCACACCCCCAGCCGATCACACCGATGAAGATGCCGAGCCTTCACCTCGATCCGGGGAACAAGCGGTAGAGCAATCTTAA